One stretch of Oncorhynchus keta strain PuntledgeMale-10-30-2019 unplaced genomic scaffold, Oket_V2 Un_contig_28553_pilon_pilon, whole genome shotgun sequence DNA includes these proteins:
- the LOC127906041 gene encoding uncharacterized protein LOC127906041 isoform X6, giving the protein MSHELAFRCRVTSIMEALTATVVQEICQFMGESYAALRVEMLHEQNKKETRMEKPANCRKNFSKPVSPPSLGNFPIVGQVLNKQEANYHWLEDGAVFEGLASPVTERQEPSQPPGQITDTVPWPVWLIKQEEMADDDLESEGYGEWIPETPKASQNITGESDEEERSKASGGSRELGLDDFKREQSPLLVSAEDAVTPIKTKYKARMLEHTGKPRFRCDICGEKFQRQSGLTRHQRHKHNTVKTYSCTVCGKGFTYIKSLSTHELTHSDVSISSTITLDEAKARKRGLTDEPTDRNAARDMISAILHSKPGGEKVFQEYGKTKGLTDSTRRLMVNIIVADMMENHGIPPSSVRTNYALGIVTLFPFLNDPDSEHGYEKYYDAASGSGYLAWRIKTVGRNTSCKTKKRTKPTYQNGPKAQRSCPSAVEQLSGDECKEAISVLQHTTTNESLVREKMMATFQYRQQVVHDPGSPQLS; this is encoded by the exons ATGTCGCACGAACTCGCTTTTCGTTGTCGCGTCACCTCCATTATGGAAGCTTTGACAGCAACAGTCGTGCAAGAAATCTGTCAATTTATGGGAGAAAGCTATGCTGCTCTTCGAGTGGAAATGTTGCATGAACAAAATAAAAAAGAGACAAGGATGGAGAAGCCAGCGAACTGCCGCAAGAACTTTTCAAAACCTG TTAGCCCACCAAGTTTGGGAAACTTTCCAATCGTGGGGCAGGTCCTGAATAAACAAGAGGCCAACTATCATTGGCTAGAAGACGGTGCTGTTTTTGAAGGCCTAGCATCACCAGTGACGGAGAGACAAGAGCCATCACAGCCCCCTGGTCAGATTACAGACACG GTACCATGGCCAGTATGGCTCATCAAACAGGAGGAAATGGCTGATGATGATTTGGAATCGGAAG GTTACGGCGAGTGGATTCCAGAGACTCCCAAGGCAAGCCAGAATATCACAGGAGaaagtgatgaggaagagagaagtAAAGCCTCTGGGGGATCCAGAGAACTTGGACTCGACGACTTCAAGAGAGAACAGAGTCCGTTGCTGGTGTCAGCTGAGGATGCTGTGACACCCATAAAGACAAAGTATAAAGCACGCATGTTAGAACACACTGGGAAGCCACGTTTCCGCTGCGATATCTGCGGTGAGAAATTCCAGCGTCAGAGCGGCTTGACCAGGCACCAGCGGCACAAACACAACACCGTGAAAACCTACAGTTGCACTGTGTGTGGGAAAGGGTTCACCTACATCAAATCCCTCAGCACGCATGAGCTCACGCACTCTGATGTCTCTATCAGTTCAACTATAACTCTGGATGAAGCCAAGGCAAGGAAAAGAGGTCTGACTGATGAACCCACAGACAGAAATGCAGCGAGAGAT ATGATCAGTGCCATCCTTCACTCAAAGCCAGGTGGAGAAAAGGTGTTCCAGGAGTATGGGAAAACCAAAGGTCTTACGGATAGCACACGGAGACTGATGGTGAACATTATTGTGGCCGACATGATGGAAAATCATGG GATCCCCCCATCAAGTGTCCGCACCAACTACGCCCTGGGGATTGTGACTTTATTCCCGTTCTTGAATGATCCAGATTCAGAGCATGGCTAT GAAAAATATTATGATGCAGCTAGTGGGTCTGGTTACCTGGCCTGGAGAATAAAGACAGTGGGGCGCAACACGTCATGTAAGACCAAGAAGAGAACCAAGCCCACCTATCAAAATGGTCCAAAGGCTCAGCGAAGTTGCCCTTCAGCTGTTGAGCAACTTTCGGGGGATGAATGCAAAGAGGCGATATCTGTGCTTCAGCATACAACAACTAATGAGTCACTGGTTCGAGAGAAGATGATGGCAACGTTCCAATACAGACAGCAGGTGGTTCATGATCCGGGAAGTCCTCAACTGTCCTAG
- the LOC127906041 gene encoding uncharacterized protein LOC127906041 isoform X3, translating into MSHELAFRCRVTSIMEALTATVVQEICQFMGESYAALRVEMLHEQNKKETRMEKPANCRKNFSKPVSPPSLGNFPIVGQVLNKQEANYHWLEDGAVFEGLASPVTERQEPSQPPGQITDTVPWPVWLIKQEEMADDDLESEGYGEWIPETPKASQNITGESDEEERSKASGGSRELGLDDFKREQSPLLVSAEDAVTPIKTKYKARMLEHTGKPRFRCDICGEKFQRQSGLTRHQRHKHNTVKTYSCTVCGKGFTYIKSLSTHELTHSDVSISSTITLDEAKARKRGLTDEPTDRNAARDMISAILHSKPGGEKVFQEYGKTKGLTDSTRRLMVNIIVADMMENHGRIPPSSVRTNYALGIVTLFPFLNDPDSEHGYEKYYDAASGSGYLAWRIKTVGRNTSCKTKKRTKPTYQNGPKAQRSCPSAVEQLSGDECKEAISVLQHTTTNESLVREKMMATFQYRQQVVHDPGSPQLS; encoded by the exons ATGTCGCACGAACTCGCTTTTCGTTGTCGCGTCACCTCCATTATGGAAGCTTTGACAGCAACAGTCGTGCAAGAAATCTGTCAATTTATGGGAGAAAGCTATGCTGCTCTTCGAGTGGAAATGTTGCATGAACAAAATAAAAAAGAGACAAGGATGGAGAAGCCAGCGAACTGCCGCAAGAACTTTTCAAAACCTG TTAGCCCACCAAGTTTGGGAAACTTTCCAATCGTGGGGCAGGTCCTGAATAAACAAGAGGCCAACTATCATTGGCTAGAAGACGGTGCTGTTTTTGAAGGCCTAGCATCACCAGTGACGGAGAGACAAGAGCCATCACAGCCCCCTGGTCAGATTACAGACACG GTACCATGGCCAGTATGGCTCATCAAACAGGAGGAAATGGCTGATGATGATTTGGAATCGGAAG GTTACGGCGAGTGGATTCCAGAGACTCCCAAGGCAAGCCAGAATATCACAGGAGaaagtgatgaggaagagagaagtAAAGCCTCTGGGGGATCCAGAGAACTTGGACTCGACGACTTCAAGAGAGAACAGAGTCCGTTGCTGGTGTCAGCTGAGGATGCTGTGACACCCATAAAGACAAAGTATAAAGCACGCATGTTAGAACACACTGGGAAGCCACGTTTCCGCTGCGATATCTGCGGTGAGAAATTCCAGCGTCAGAGCGGCTTGACCAGGCACCAGCGGCACAAACACAACACCGTGAAAACCTACAGTTGCACTGTGTGTGGGAAAGGGTTCACCTACATCAAATCCCTCAGCACGCATGAGCTCACGCACTCTGATGTCTCTATCAGTTCAACTATAACTCTGGATGAAGCCAAGGCAAGGAAAAGAGGTCTGACTGATGAACCCACAGACAGAAATGCAGCGAGAGAT ATGATCAGTGCCATCCTTCACTCAAAGCCAGGTGGAGAAAAGGTGTTCCAGGAGTATGGGAAAACCAAAGGTCTTACGGATAGCACACGGAGACTGATGGTGAACATTATTGTGGCCGACATGATGGAAAATCATGG TAGGATCCCCCCATCAAGTGTCCGCACCAACTACGCCCTGGGGATTGTGACTTTATTCCCGTTCTTGAATGATCCAGATTCAGAGCATGGCTAT GAAAAATATTATGATGCAGCTAGTGGGTCTGGTTACCTGGCCTGGAGAATAAAGACAGTGGGGCGCAACACGTCATGTAAGACCAAGAAGAGAACCAAGCCCACCTATCAAAATGGTCCAAAGGCTCAGCGAAGTTGCCCTTCAGCTGTTGAGCAACTTTCGGGGGATGAATGCAAAGAGGCGATATCTGTGCTTCAGCATACAACAACTAATGAGTCACTGGTTCGAGAGAAGATGATGGCAACGTTCCAATACAGACAGCAGGTGGTTCATGATCCGGGAAGTCCTCAACTGTCCTAG
- the LOC127906041 gene encoding zinc finger protein 440-like isoform X7 produces MSHELAFRCRVTSIMEALTATVVQEICQFMGESYAALRVEMLHEQNKKETRMEKPANCRKNFSKPVSPPSLGNFPIVGQVLNKQEANYHWLEDGAVFEGLASPVTERQEPSQPPGQITDTVPWPVWLIKQEEMADDDLESEGYGEWIPETPKASQNITGESDEEERSKASGGSRELGLDDFKREQSPLLVSAEDAVTPIKTKYKARMLEHTGKPRFRCDICGEKFQRQSGLTRHQRHKHNTVKTYSCTVCGKGFTYIKSLSTHELTHSDVSISSTITLDEAKARKRGLTDEPTDRNAARDMISAILHSKPGGEKVFQEYGKTKGLTDSTRRLMVNIIVADMMENHGRIPPSSVRTNYALGIVTLFPFLNDPDSEHGYEQYYDAASGSGYLTWRIKTVGRNKSCKTKRRTKSTYQNGPKAQHSSPSVVEELLGDECKDEQVSMSEVLICSVGSDSSGSALTLEKSKARKKDV; encoded by the exons ATGTCGCACGAACTCGCTTTTCGTTGTCGCGTCACCTCCATTATGGAAGCTTTGACAGCAACAGTCGTGCAAGAAATCTGTCAATTTATGGGAGAAAGCTATGCTGCTCTTCGAGTGGAAATGTTGCATGAACAAAATAAAAAAGAGACAAGGATGGAGAAGCCAGCGAACTGCCGCAAGAACTTTTCAAAACCTG TTAGCCCACCAAGTTTGGGAAACTTTCCAATCGTGGGGCAGGTCCTGAATAAACAAGAGGCCAACTATCATTGGCTAGAAGACGGTGCTGTTTTTGAAGGCCTAGCATCACCAGTGACGGAGAGACAAGAGCCATCACAGCCCCCTGGTCAGATTACAGACACG GTACCATGGCCAGTATGGCTCATCAAACAGGAGGAAATGGCTGATGATGATTTGGAATCGGAAG GTTACGGCGAGTGGATTCCAGAGACTCCCAAGGCAAGCCAGAATATCACAGGAGaaagtgatgaggaagagagaagtAAAGCCTCTGGGGGATCCAGAGAACTTGGACTCGACGACTTCAAGAGAGAACAGAGTCCGTTGCTGGTGTCAGCTGAGGATGCTGTGACACCCATAAAGACAAAGTATAAAGCACGCATGTTAGAACACACTGGGAAGCCACGTTTCCGCTGCGATATCTGCGGTGAGAAATTCCAGCGTCAGAGCGGCTTGACCAGGCACCAGCGGCACAAACACAACACCGTGAAAACCTACAGTTGCACTGTGTGTGGGAAAGGGTTCACCTACATCAAATCCCTCAGCACGCATGAGCTCACGCACTCTGATGTCTCTATCAGTTCAACTATAACTCTGGATGAAGCCAAGGCAAGGAAAAGAGGTCTGACTGATGAACCCACAGACAGAAATGCAGCGAGAGAT ATGATCAGTGCCATCCTTCACTCAAAGCCAGGTGGAGAAAAGGTGTTCCAGGAGTATGGGAAAACCAAAGGTCTTACGGATAGCACACGGAGACTGATGGTGAACATTATTGTGGCCGACATGATGGAAAATCATGG TAGGATCCCCCCATCAAGTGTCCGCACCAACTACGCCCTGGGGATTGTGACTTTATTCCCGTTCTTGAATGATCCAGATTCAGAGCATGGCTAT GAACAATATTACGACGCAGCTAGTGGGTCTGGTTATCTGACCTGGAGAATAAAGACAGTGGGGCGCAACAAATCATGTAAGACCAAGAGGAGAACCAAGTCCACCTATCAAAATGGTCCAAAGGCTCAACACAGTTCCCCTTCAGTTGTTGAGGAACTGTTAGGTGATGAATGCAAAG ATGAACAAGTGTCCATGTCTGAGGTCTTGATCTGCTCAGTTGGGTCTGATTCCTCTGGATCAGCTTTAACTCTGGAAAAATCCAAGGCACGAAAAaaagacgtctga
- the LOC127906041 gene encoding zinc finger protein 440-like isoform X10, whose protein sequence is MSHELAFRCRVTSIMEALTATVVQEICQFMGESYAALRVEMLHEQNKKETRMEKPANCRKNFSKPVSPPSLGNFPIVGQVLNKQEANYHWLEDGAVFEGLASPVTERQEPSQPPGQITDTVPWPVWLIKQEEMADDDLESEGYGEWIPETPKASQNITGESDEEERSKASGGSRELGLDDFKREQSPLLVSAEDAVTPIKTKYKARMLEHTGKPRFRCDICGEKFQRQSGLTRHQRHKHNTVKTYSCTVCGKGFTYIKSLSTHELTHSDVSISSTITLDEAKARKRGLTDEPTDRNAARDMISAILHSKPGGEKVFQEYGKTKGLTDSTRRLMVNIIVADMMENHGRIPPSSVRTNYALGIVTLFPFLNDPDSEHGYEQYYDAASGSGYLTWRIKTVGRNKSYEQVSMSEVLICSVGSDSSGSALTLEKSKARKKDV, encoded by the exons ATGTCGCACGAACTCGCTTTTCGTTGTCGCGTCACCTCCATTATGGAAGCTTTGACAGCAACAGTCGTGCAAGAAATCTGTCAATTTATGGGAGAAAGCTATGCTGCTCTTCGAGTGGAAATGTTGCATGAACAAAATAAAAAAGAGACAAGGATGGAGAAGCCAGCGAACTGCCGCAAGAACTTTTCAAAACCTG TTAGCCCACCAAGTTTGGGAAACTTTCCAATCGTGGGGCAGGTCCTGAATAAACAAGAGGCCAACTATCATTGGCTAGAAGACGGTGCTGTTTTTGAAGGCCTAGCATCACCAGTGACGGAGAGACAAGAGCCATCACAGCCCCCTGGTCAGATTACAGACACG GTACCATGGCCAGTATGGCTCATCAAACAGGAGGAAATGGCTGATGATGATTTGGAATCGGAAG GTTACGGCGAGTGGATTCCAGAGACTCCCAAGGCAAGCCAGAATATCACAGGAGaaagtgatgaggaagagagaagtAAAGCCTCTGGGGGATCCAGAGAACTTGGACTCGACGACTTCAAGAGAGAACAGAGTCCGTTGCTGGTGTCAGCTGAGGATGCTGTGACACCCATAAAGACAAAGTATAAAGCACGCATGTTAGAACACACTGGGAAGCCACGTTTCCGCTGCGATATCTGCGGTGAGAAATTCCAGCGTCAGAGCGGCTTGACCAGGCACCAGCGGCACAAACACAACACCGTGAAAACCTACAGTTGCACTGTGTGTGGGAAAGGGTTCACCTACATCAAATCCCTCAGCACGCATGAGCTCACGCACTCTGATGTCTCTATCAGTTCAACTATAACTCTGGATGAAGCCAAGGCAAGGAAAAGAGGTCTGACTGATGAACCCACAGACAGAAATGCAGCGAGAGAT ATGATCAGTGCCATCCTTCACTCAAAGCCAGGTGGAGAAAAGGTGTTCCAGGAGTATGGGAAAACCAAAGGTCTTACGGATAGCACACGGAGACTGATGGTGAACATTATTGTGGCCGACATGATGGAAAATCATGG TAGGATCCCCCCATCAAGTGTCCGCACCAACTACGCCCTGGGGATTGTGACTTTATTCCCGTTCTTGAATGATCCAGATTCAGAGCATGGCTAT GAACAATATTACGACGCAGCTAGTGGGTCTGGTTATCTGACCTGGAGAATAAAGACAGTGGGGCGCAACAAATCAT ATGAACAAGTGTCCATGTCTGAGGTCTTGATCTGCTCAGTTGGGTCTGATTCCTCTGGATCAGCTTTAACTCTGGAAAAATCCAAGGCACGAAAAaaagacgtctga
- the LOC127906041 gene encoding zinc finger protein 440-like isoform X8: MSHELAFRCRVTSIMEALTATVVQEICQFMGESYAALRVEMLHEQNKKETRMEKPANCRKNFSKPVSPPSLGNFPIVGQVLNKQEANYHWLEDGAVFEGLASPVTERQEPSQPPGQITDTVPWPVWLIKQEEMADDDLESEGYGEWIPETPKASQNITGESDEEERSKASGGSRELGLDDFKREQSPLLVSAEDAVTPIKTKYKARMLEHTGKPRFRCDICGEKFQRQSGLTRHQRHKHNTVKTYSCTVCGKGFTYIKSLSTHELTHSDVSISSTITLDEAKARKRGLTDEPTDRNAARDMISAILHSKPGGEKVFQEYGKTKGLTDSTRRLMVNIIVADMMENHGIPPSSVRTNYALGIVTLFPFLNDPDSEHGYEQYYDAASGSGYLTWRIKTVGRNKSCKTKRRTKSTYQNGPKAQHSSPSVVEELLGDECKDEQVSMSEVLICSVGSDSSGSALTLEKSKARKKDV, encoded by the exons ATGTCGCACGAACTCGCTTTTCGTTGTCGCGTCACCTCCATTATGGAAGCTTTGACAGCAACAGTCGTGCAAGAAATCTGTCAATTTATGGGAGAAAGCTATGCTGCTCTTCGAGTGGAAATGTTGCATGAACAAAATAAAAAAGAGACAAGGATGGAGAAGCCAGCGAACTGCCGCAAGAACTTTTCAAAACCTG TTAGCCCACCAAGTTTGGGAAACTTTCCAATCGTGGGGCAGGTCCTGAATAAACAAGAGGCCAACTATCATTGGCTAGAAGACGGTGCTGTTTTTGAAGGCCTAGCATCACCAGTGACGGAGAGACAAGAGCCATCACAGCCCCCTGGTCAGATTACAGACACG GTACCATGGCCAGTATGGCTCATCAAACAGGAGGAAATGGCTGATGATGATTTGGAATCGGAAG GTTACGGCGAGTGGATTCCAGAGACTCCCAAGGCAAGCCAGAATATCACAGGAGaaagtgatgaggaagagagaagtAAAGCCTCTGGGGGATCCAGAGAACTTGGACTCGACGACTTCAAGAGAGAACAGAGTCCGTTGCTGGTGTCAGCTGAGGATGCTGTGACACCCATAAAGACAAAGTATAAAGCACGCATGTTAGAACACACTGGGAAGCCACGTTTCCGCTGCGATATCTGCGGTGAGAAATTCCAGCGTCAGAGCGGCTTGACCAGGCACCAGCGGCACAAACACAACACCGTGAAAACCTACAGTTGCACTGTGTGTGGGAAAGGGTTCACCTACATCAAATCCCTCAGCACGCATGAGCTCACGCACTCTGATGTCTCTATCAGTTCAACTATAACTCTGGATGAAGCCAAGGCAAGGAAAAGAGGTCTGACTGATGAACCCACAGACAGAAATGCAGCGAGAGAT ATGATCAGTGCCATCCTTCACTCAAAGCCAGGTGGAGAAAAGGTGTTCCAGGAGTATGGGAAAACCAAAGGTCTTACGGATAGCACACGGAGACTGATGGTGAACATTATTGTGGCCGACATGATGGAAAATCATGG GATCCCCCCATCAAGTGTCCGCACCAACTACGCCCTGGGGATTGTGACTTTATTCCCGTTCTTGAATGATCCAGATTCAGAGCATGGCTAT GAACAATATTACGACGCAGCTAGTGGGTCTGGTTATCTGACCTGGAGAATAAAGACAGTGGGGCGCAACAAATCATGTAAGACCAAGAGGAGAACCAAGTCCACCTATCAAAATGGTCCAAAGGCTCAACACAGTTCCCCTTCAGTTGTTGAGGAACTGTTAGGTGATGAATGCAAAG ATGAACAAGTGTCCATGTCTGAGGTCTTGATCTGCTCAGTTGGGTCTGATTCCTCTGGATCAGCTTTAACTCTGGAAAAATCCAAGGCACGAAAAaaagacgtctga
- the LOC127906041 gene encoding uncharacterized protein LOC127906041 isoform X1 yields MSHELAFRCRVTSIMEALTATVVQEICQFMGESYAALRVEMLHEQNKKETRMEKPANCRKNFSKPVSPPSLGNFPIVGQVLNKQEANYHWLEDGAVFEGLASPVTERQEPSQPPGQITDTVPWPVWLIKQEEMADDDLESEGYGEWIPETPKASQNITGESDEEERSKASGGSRELGLDDFKREQSPLLVSAEDAVTPIKTKYKARMLEHTGKPRFRCDICGEKFQRQSGLTRHQRHKHNTVKTYSCTVCGKGFTYIKSLSTHELTHSDVSISSTITLDEAKARKRGLTDEPTDRNAARDMISAILHSKPGGEKVFQEYGKTKGLTDSTRRLMVNIIVADMMENHGRIPPSSVRTNYALGIVTLFPYLNDPDSEHGYEKYYDAASGSGYLAWRIKTVGRNTSCKTKKRTKPTYQNGPKAQRSCPSAVEQLSGDECKEAISVLQHTTTNESLVREKMMATFQYRQQVVHDPGSPQLS; encoded by the exons ATGTCGCACGAACTCGCTTTTCGTTGTCGCGTCACCTCCATTATGGAAGCTTTGACAGCAACAGTCGTGCAAGAAATCTGTCAATTTATGGGAGAAAGCTATGCTGCTCTTCGAGTGGAAATGTTGCATGAACAAAATAAAAAAGAGACAAGGATGGAGAAGCCAGCGAACTGCCGCAAGAACTTTTCAAAACCTG TTAGCCCACCAAGTTTGGGAAACTTTCCAATCGTGGGGCAGGTCCTGAATAAACAAGAGGCCAACTATCATTGGCTAGAAGACGGTGCTGTTTTTGAAGGCCTAGCATCACCAGTGACGGAGAGACAAGAGCCATCACAGCCCCCTGGTCAGATTACAGACACG GTACCATGGCCAGTATGGCTCATCAAACAGGAGGAAATGGCTGATGATGATTTGGAATCGGAAG GTTACGGCGAGTGGATTCCAGAGACTCCCAAGGCAAGCCAGAATATCACAGGAGaaagtgatgaggaagagagaagtAAAGCCTCTGGGGGATCCAGAGAACTTGGACTCGACGACTTCAAGAGAGAACAGAGTCCGTTGCTGGTGTCAGCTGAGGATGCTGTGACACCCATAAAGACAAAGTATAAAGCACGCATGTTAGAACACACTGGGAAGCCACGTTTCCGCTGCGATATCTGCGGTGAGAAATTCCAGCGTCAGAGCGGCTTGACCAGGCACCAGCGGCACAAACACAACACCGTGAAAACCTACAGTTGCACTGTGTGTGGGAAAGGGTTCACCTACATCAAATCCCTCAGCACGCATGAGCTCACGCACTCTGATGTCTCTATCAGTTCAACTATAACTCTGGATGAAGCCAAGGCAAGGAAAAGAGGTCTGACTGATGAACCCACAGACAGAAATGCAGCGAGAGAT ATGATCAGTGCCATCCTTCACTCAAAGCCAGGTGGAGAAAAGGTATTCCAGGAGTATGGGAAAACCAAAGGTCTTACGGATAGCACACGGAGACTGATGGTGAACATTATTGTGGCCGACATGATGGAAAATCATGG GAGGATCCCCCCATCAAGTGTCCGCACCAACTACGCCCTGGGGATTGTGACTTTATTCCCCTACTTGAATGATCCAGATTCAGAGCATGGCTAT GAAAAATATTATGATGCAGCTAGTGGGTCTGGTTACCTGGCCTGGAGAATAAAGACAGTGGGGCGCAACACGTCATGTAAGACCAAGAAGAGAACCAAGCCCACCTATCAAAATGGTCCAAAGGCTCAGCGAAGTTGCCCTTCAGCTGTTGAGCAACTTTCGGGGGATGAATGCAAAGAGGCGATATCTGTGCTTCAGCATACAACAACTAATGAGTCACTGGTTCGAGAGAAGATGATGGCAACGTTCCAATACAGACAGCAGGTGGTTCATGATCCGGGAAGTCCTCAACTGTCCTAG
- the LOC127906041 gene encoding zinc finger protein 440-like isoform X9, giving the protein MSHELAFRCRVTSIMEALTATVVQEICQFMGESYAALRVEMLHEQNKKETRMEKPANCRKNFSKPVSPPSLGNFPIVGQVLNKQEANYHWLEDGAVFEGLASPVTERQEPSQPPGQITDTVPWPVWLIKQEEMADDDLESEGYGEWIPETPKASQNITGESDEEERSKASGGSRELGLDDFKREQSPLLVSAEDAVTPIKTKYKARMLEHTGKPRFRCDICGEKFQRQSGLTRHQRHKHNTVKTYSCTVCGKGFTYIKSLSTHELTHSDVSISSTITLDEAKARKRGLTDEPTDRNAARDMISAILHSKPGGEKVFQEYGKTKGLTDSTRRLMVNIIVADMMENHGRIPPSSVRTNYALGIVTLFPFLNDPDSEHGYEQYYDAASGSGYLTWRIKTVGRNKSCKTKRRTKSTYQNGPKAQHSSPSVVEELLDEQVSMSEVLICSVGSDSSGSALTLEKSKARKKDV; this is encoded by the exons ATGTCGCACGAACTCGCTTTTCGTTGTCGCGTCACCTCCATTATGGAAGCTTTGACAGCAACAGTCGTGCAAGAAATCTGTCAATTTATGGGAGAAAGCTATGCTGCTCTTCGAGTGGAAATGTTGCATGAACAAAATAAAAAAGAGACAAGGATGGAGAAGCCAGCGAACTGCCGCAAGAACTTTTCAAAACCTG TTAGCCCACCAAGTTTGGGAAACTTTCCAATCGTGGGGCAGGTCCTGAATAAACAAGAGGCCAACTATCATTGGCTAGAAGACGGTGCTGTTTTTGAAGGCCTAGCATCACCAGTGACGGAGAGACAAGAGCCATCACAGCCCCCTGGTCAGATTACAGACACG GTACCATGGCCAGTATGGCTCATCAAACAGGAGGAAATGGCTGATGATGATTTGGAATCGGAAG GTTACGGCGAGTGGATTCCAGAGACTCCCAAGGCAAGCCAGAATATCACAGGAGaaagtgatgaggaagagagaagtAAAGCCTCTGGGGGATCCAGAGAACTTGGACTCGACGACTTCAAGAGAGAACAGAGTCCGTTGCTGGTGTCAGCTGAGGATGCTGTGACACCCATAAAGACAAAGTATAAAGCACGCATGTTAGAACACACTGGGAAGCCACGTTTCCGCTGCGATATCTGCGGTGAGAAATTCCAGCGTCAGAGCGGCTTGACCAGGCACCAGCGGCACAAACACAACACCGTGAAAACCTACAGTTGCACTGTGTGTGGGAAAGGGTTCACCTACATCAAATCCCTCAGCACGCATGAGCTCACGCACTCTGATGTCTCTATCAGTTCAACTATAACTCTGGATGAAGCCAAGGCAAGGAAAAGAGGTCTGACTGATGAACCCACAGACAGAAATGCAGCGAGAGAT ATGATCAGTGCCATCCTTCACTCAAAGCCAGGTGGAGAAAAGGTGTTCCAGGAGTATGGGAAAACCAAAGGTCTTACGGATAGCACACGGAGACTGATGGTGAACATTATTGTGGCCGACATGATGGAAAATCATGG TAGGATCCCCCCATCAAGTGTCCGCACCAACTACGCCCTGGGGATTGTGACTTTATTCCCGTTCTTGAATGATCCAGATTCAGAGCATGGCTAT GAACAATATTACGACGCAGCTAGTGGGTCTGGTTATCTGACCTGGAGAATAAAGACAGTGGGGCGCAACAAATCATGTAAGACCAAGAGGAGAACCAAGTCCACCTATCAAAATGGTCCAAAGGCTCAACACAGTTCCCCTTCAGTTGTTGAGGAACTGTTAG ATGAACAAGTGTCCATGTCTGAGGTCTTGATCTGCTCAGTTGGGTCTGATTCCTCTGGATCAGCTTTAACTCTGGAAAAATCCAAGGCACGAAAAaaagacgtctga